The Streptomyces sp. GSL17-111 region CCGCCGAGCTTGAGGAGCACGAGAGCGTCCTGCGGGCTACCGTTTTTGAAGGGTTCGCTCATCTGGCTTTCGGAATCAACCACCGGCTCATGCGGAAGGCGGCGGCGAGCGGCGCCGAACGGGCCCGCTTCGACCTCGTGGTGCTCATCGAGGCGGAGACCCCGGCCACAGCTCGTCATGTGCGCGAGAACCCGGTGTATCAGCGGCTCGTCAGATCTGTAGACGAGTCCGCCCGGCGGGTCTTCACCGTCGCCGCTCTCAACGCTCGCTCCATGGGGGAGGTCGTGCCCCACGACCGCGGGGTGTTTCTCTTCAACTACTTCTACGCCGAAGATGACGCGGAACTCATCCCGGTCTGGGATTACACGGCCGGCTGGTGGCACGCCAATGCGAACCTGGACAATTCACGCGTTATGGCACCGATGGAGGGCGAACGGCGCGACTTCGGCATCATCAACCACTGCCGATGGGACCGCCTGCGGGAATTCGTCCCCCACATGGCCTTCCGCCCATCCTTCCGGCGCTTTGTCCTGGCCAACTTCACCGCCAGCAACATCTCCGCCCAACCGACCCTCTACCGGCTGGCCTGATGCCCAAGTCGGTGCGAGCGAACTCGCGTCAGGGACGGGGGGCGGAGTGTTCAGGCGCCGTCTACCCTTGAACGCCATGGACATCACCATTCACACCAGTTTCCTCCCGCATACCGATGCCGAAGCGTCCCTGGCCTTCTACCGCGACGTCCTCGGCTTCGAGGTGCGCAACGACGTCGGCCAGGGCACCATGCGCTGGATCACGGTGGGTCCGGTCGGTCAGCCCAGCACCTCCATCCTCCTGGCACCCCCGGCGGTCGATCCCGGGATCACCGACGCCGAGCGGCGGACCATTTCCGAGATGATGGCCAAGGGAACCTACGGCTGGATCCTGCTCGCGGCCCGCGATCTGGACGACACTTTCGCGAAGGTGCGAGCCAGCGACGCCGAAGTCGTCCAGGAACCGACGGAGCAGCCCTACGGCATCCGTGACTGCGCGTTCCGAGACCCCGCAGGCAATCTCGTCCGCATCCAGGAGGTGCGCTGACCCGGCCGCACGAGGTCGTCACCGGACGAGCGGGCGGCAGGTCAGCGGCCGTTCCTCGGCGCGGTCCCCGCCGTTCCGGAACACCCGGGGGGCGCGGGCTCCGAGAGTACGGGTGACCGCCTCCTTGAGGCGGCCGTCTTCAAGGAGAACGCCCACACCGTCCTCCAGCGCCCATCCGGCCGGCAGAGCAGGCCGTCGTCGTGCGTGGAGAAGCCTCCTCCGAGGAGAGCGACTCGCCGAGAGGGAGCAGCGCTCACGGGATACCTCCTTGAGCGGCGCGCGGCGCGGTCAGCCGTCTTTCCCGGGGGCGGCGGGGCGGGGTTCCAGGACCACCACCGCGGTCTCGGACGACCGCAGGGCCGCGTAGGCGTCGAGCTCCGTGTTGATCTGGCGCCAGCGGTCCCACAGCCGTGCGCGCTCCTCCCCCGCCGCAGCGCGGGCACGGACCTGACACCGTCCGTCAGCGAGATCGGCTGTCGCCTCGGGGGTCGATCGAAGGTTGAGCCACCACGCGGGCTCGCCCTCGCCCCAGCCGTTCATCGCCAGTGACACGAGGTTCGGGCCGTCCTCGATGTAGCCGATGACCACGCTGCGCTGTTGTCTGGTGCGTCGTCCGGTGGTGGTCAGGCGCAGGGTGCCCCAGCCGCGCGCCCGTGGGCGCCAGAGCCCGATCCGGCCACGAGATGCCCGGTAGACGCCCCGGTGGAGGGCCCAGAAGAGCCGGACGATGCCACGGGGCGGAAGCCGCGGTTCCTTGTTCCGGCGCTCGACCGGCATGGTCACATCCACCCGACGCATGACGTGCACATGAGCGAGACCCTAGCCGCAACCGTCGGCGTCCGGTGGCTCGACGAGAGGTGCGGGGCGGGTGGTGACGTGCTCCGGGCAGGGGGCGCCCGGACGCGGCGACGTCGGCGGCCTCATGGGAGGGGCCGGTGCGGGGGCAAGGATGGCGGCCCCCGCACCAGCGCCCTTGTGGGTCAGGCGAACTGACCGGGCCGGTAGTCACCGGCGGGCTGCCGGATGATGACGTTCAGCCGGTTGTAGGCGTTGATGAGGGAGATGAGGGCGACGAGCGCACCCAGTTGGGACTCGTCGTAGTGCTGCGCGGCGTTCGCCCAGGCCTCGTCGGTGACCCCGCCGGCGGCGTCGGCGATCCGGGTGCCCTGCTCCGTCAGTTCCAGGGCGGCGCGCTCCGCCTCGGTGAACACCGTGGCCTCCCGCCACGCCGCGACGAGGTGGAGACGCGTCACGTTCTCACCGGCGTGTGCCGCTTCCTTGGTGTGCATGTCGGTGCAGAAACCGCAGCCGTTGATCTGGCTGGCGCGGATCTTCACCAGTTCCTGTGTCGCGGCGGGCAGGGCGGACTCCGTGACCGCCCTGCCCGCCGCGTTGAGGTGCTTCAGGAACGTGTCTGCGAACGGGTTGCCGAGGAGGTTCAAGCGAGCGTCCACGATTCTTCTTCCTTGCCGACGACGACGGGTACGCACACATGACCGCGCGGCACGGCTCGCTGTGACAGGGCCACTGTGTGAGGTGCGTCTCCTTCTCGGGCCGGACGGTGCGGGCCCGTCGGCGGCGCGGGGAGGGCTTCGTGTCAGCGACGCGCGGGAGGGAAGGGTCCGGTGGGCGTGAAGGCCCGGGCCGCGAAGCGTTCACCGATCAGGCGGTGGGTGGCGGCGTCCGGGTGGAGGTCGTCCGGCAGCGGCAGCTCGGCGACGTCCGGCTCGCCGTAGAGGTCGCGGCCGTCGAGGTAGTGCAGGTGAGGGTCGTCCGCCGCTCGCTGCCCCACCAGACGGCTCAGTTCCTCACGGACGACGTTGAGGGTGAGTTTGCCGGCGGCCCGCTCAGCCGGCTCTCCGGTGGCCCGGAACCGCAGAGCGCCGGTGGCGAGCGCGTCGAGGTCGAAGGCGGTGGGGCCGGGCGTGTCCTCGTGGATGGGGCACAGGATCGGAGAGACGACCAGCAGCGGAGCGCTGGGGTGGCCGTCCCGGACGGTGTCGAGGAAGCCGTGCACGGCCGAGGTGAAGGCGCGCAGCCGCATCACATCGGTGTTGACGAGGTTGATGCCGATCTTGACGCTGATCACGTCCGCCGGTGTGTCGCGCAGCGTGCGGGCGGTGAACGGGTCGAGCAGCGCGCTGCCGCTCAGACCCAGATTGATCAGTTCGACCCCGCCGAGCCGGGCGGCGAGGGCGGGCCAGGTGGCGCTGGGGCTCGCCGCGTCGGAACCGTGGCTGATCGAGCTGCCGTGGTGGAGCCAGACCGGGCGGTCCGCCGTGGGGGCGGGCTCGACGGGTGCGTCGGTGCGCAGGGCGACGAGTTCGGTGGTCTCGTTGTGGGGCAGCCAGATCTCGATGTCCTTGACGCTGCCCGGCAGGCCGGTGAAGCGGAGGGTGCCGGGCGAGCCGGGCGCTGTCGAGGCTGCTCCGGTGGCCATGTCGATGGTCATGACGTTGCCGCCGGGAACGGTGTCCTGCTGCGTGAGGCGGCCGTCGACGAGGAGGTCGTAGACGCCGTCGGGGCGCGGTGGGGTGCCGGCGTAGACGCGCTTGGTGGGGAGGGTGTCCAGTTCCACGGCGGTGGCTCGGGTGCGGAAGGCCAGCCGTACGCCGGAGGGCTGGGATTCGGCTATGGCGAGTTGTCCGTCGTTGTGCTGGACGCGGGCCCGCGCCGGGAGTCGGTGCGGTAGGAGACCGTGTTCCGTCCGTTCCAGTTCGAGGGCGCCGCGGACCAGCTCCGCGGTGAGGGGTGTGTCGATCCACGGGTTCTCGGTGTGCAAGGGACTGTTCCTCGGGTGGGAGTTGTGCGACGTCCTCGGGTCGGCGCGGCGCCCGGCTTCCCGGCCGGGTCGCGGTCGGGATCAGGGCGCGGTGGCCGGTTCCGCGCGGTAGGCGCGGTGGAGCAGCCCGAGGAAGTCGGGTGCCTCGGGCAACGGTACGGAGCCGATCTCCCGCACGGTCACACCGGGGGTCCATGAGTTCATCACGACGGCGCCGGAGAGCGCGGCCAGGTCGCGGAGGGTCACGTCCCGGACCCGCTGGGGGACGTCCATCCGGTCCAGTTGGCGGCGCACGATGCCCATGGTGGTGCCGTCGAGCTTCTCGGCACGGGGCCACACCACGGAGGTGCCGTCCCAGAAGGCCAGGTTCCAGATCGTCGCCTCGCTGAGGCGTCCTTGACGGTCCACGAACGCGGCGTCGTCCCGTCCCCGGGCGGCGGCCTGCCGCAGGTAGTACGTCTTGGCGACCTCCCCGACGTGTTTGACGGTGGGCAGGTGCCGTTCGTGCGGCACCGCGGTCAGCTTCAGCGGACCGGCGGGGCCCTCGGCGGGCGGGCCGGTGCGGACGAGGATCGAGAGCTCGGCGTCCGGCTCCGGCACGGTGAACTCACCGGCCGTCGAGTACAGCGTCGCCGTCAGCGAGACGTCGGCGGGCCCGGCGTCCAGGGCGGTGCGCAGCGCGGAGCGCACCCGGGCGTCGGGCAGGGCCTGACCGAAGAGACGCAGCGAGGCCGACCGCAGACGCGCCAGGTGCAGGTCGAGCCCCCGGACCAGCCCCTCGCGGGCCTGCAGGGCGGTGAAGTGGGCGTAGCCCGCGAAGGCCAGCGGTGCCAGGTCCCCACCGGTGGCCGGGCGGGTGTCGCGCTGGACGAGATAAGCGGCCATGGGGC contains the following coding sequences:
- a CDS encoding aminotransferase class IV family protein — protein: MAAYLVQRDTRPATGGDLAPLAFAGYAHFTALQAREGLVRGLDLHLARLRSASLRLFGQALPDARVRSALRTALDAGPADVSLTATLYSTAGEFTVPEPDAELSILVRTGPPAEGPAGPLKLTAVPHERHLPTVKHVGEVAKTYYLRQAAARGRDDAAFVDRQGRLSEATIWNLAFWDGTSVVWPRAEKLDGTTMGIVRRQLDRMDVPQRVRDVTLRDLAALSGAVVMNSWTPGVTVREIGSVPLPEAPDFLGLLHRAYRAEPATAP
- a CDS encoding VOC family protein, which translates into the protein MDITIHTSFLPHTDAEASLAFYRDVLGFEVRNDVGQGTMRWITVGPVGQPSTSILLAPPAVDPGITDAERRTISEMMAKGTYGWILLAARDLDDTFAKVRASDAEVVQEPTEQPYGIRDCAFRDPAGNLVRIQEVR
- a CDS encoding GDSL-type esterase/lipase family protein, producing the protein MHTENPWIDTPLTAELVRGALELERTEHGLLPHRLPARARVQHNDGQLAIAESQPSGVRLAFRTRATAVELDTLPTKRVYAGTPPRPDGVYDLLVDGRLTQQDTVPGGNVMTIDMATGAASTAPGSPGTLRFTGLPGSVKDIEIWLPHNETTELVALRTDAPVEPAPTADRPVWLHHGSSISHGSDAASPSATWPALAARLGGVELINLGLSGSALLDPFTARTLRDTPADVISVKIGINLVNTDVMRLRAFTSAVHGFLDTVRDGHPSAPLLVVSPILCPIHEDTPGPTAFDLDALATGALRFRATGEPAERAAGKLTLNVVREELSRLVGQRAADDPHLHYLDGRDLYGEPDVAELPLPDDLHPDAATHRLIGERFAARAFTPTGPFPPARR
- a CDS encoding carboxymuconolactone decarboxylase family protein — protein: MDARLNLLGNPFADTFLKHLNAAGRAVTESALPAATQELVKIRASQINGCGFCTDMHTKEAAHAGENVTRLHLVAAWREATVFTEAERAALELTEQGTRIADAAGGVTDEAWANAAQHYDESQLGALVALISLINAYNRLNVIIRQPAGDYRPGQFA
- a CDS encoding nitroreductase/quinone reductase family protein, translating into MPVERRNKEPRLPPRGIVRLFWALHRGVYRASRGRIGLWRPRARGWGTLRLTTTGRRTRQQRSVVIGYIEDGPNLVSLAMNGWGEGEPAWWLNLRSTPEATADLADGRCQVRARAAAGEERARLWDRWRQINTELDAYAALRSSETAVVVLEPRPAAPGKDG